The Primulina huaijiensis isolate GDHJ02 chromosome 12, ASM1229523v2, whole genome shotgun sequence genome has a window encoding:
- the LOC140990348 gene encoding multiple C2 domain and transmembrane region protein 7-like has translation MTMGDLKIGVDVVGAQNLLPKDGQGSSNAFVELCFDGQKYRTSIKEKDLNPVWNESFFFDISDPSALNTLTLDACIYNNVKAAQTRSFLGKVSINGTSFVPYSDAVVLQYPVEKRSIFSRVRGELGLKVYVTDDPSIKSSAPVSEVEEIQVPPGQVAKPISNSSQNLKSEARHTFHHLPKREKSELQNHAPAFSVPYQTTKYVADEMKATEPQPSTLVRVQSASSAQPVDYSLKETSPFLGGGRVVGGRVIRPDRTAAGTYDLVEKMHFLFVRVVKARDLPAMDVTGSLDPYVEVKIGNYKGVTKHIEKQQNPLWNVVFAFSRERMQASVLEVVVKDKDLMKDDFVGFVRFDLNEVPMRVPPDSPLAPEWYRLQEKKGEKTKGELMLAVWIGTQADEAFPDAWHSDAATPVDSSAAASALIRSKVYHAPRLWYVRVNVVEAQDLVPSEKTRFPDAYVKAQIGNQVMRTKPVQARNFNPLWNEDLFFVAAEPFEDHLVLTVEDRVAPGKDETIGRVIIPLGMVEKRADDRNIHSRWFNLDKPVVVEVEQLKKEKFSSKLHLRVCLDGGYHVLDESTHYSSDLRPTAKQLWKPPVGILELGVLNAVGLHPMKTRDGKGTSDTYCVAKYGHKWIRTRTVVDNLFPKFNEQYTWEVFDPATVLTVGVFENSQLGENGPNGNKDLKIGKVRIRISTLETGRVYTHSYPLLVLHPSGVKKMGELHLALRFSSTSFVNMLHVYSRPLLPKMHYIMPFTVMQLDMLRHQAVNIVAMRLGRAEPPLRKEVVEYMSDVDSHLWSMRRSKANFFRLMSVFSGLFSVGKWLTDICMWKNPVTTVLVHVLYLMLVSFPELILPTIFLYLFLIGIWNFRRRPRYPPHMNTKISQAEAVHPDELDEEFDTFPTSKNPDLVRMRYDRLRSVAGRIQTVVGDIATQGERCQSLLSWRDPRATAIFVTFCLIAASVLYVTPFQVIAALAGLYMMRHPRFRHRLPSVPVNFFRRLPARTDSML, from the coding sequence ATGACTATGGGTGACCTTAAGATAGGAGTTGATGTGGTCGGTGCTCAAAACCTTTTGCCCAAAGACGGACAGGGTTCATCTAATGCCTTTGTGGAGCTTTGCTTCGACGGTCAAAAGTATCGTACAAGTATCAAGGAAAAAGATCTCAATCCAGTGTGGAATGAAAGTTTTTTCTTCGATATATCTGATCCATCTGCCCTCAACACTCTTACTCTTGATGCTTGCATCTACAATAATGTGAAAGCAGCTCAAACTAGGTCCTTTCTTGGAAAAGTAAGCATCAACGGAACTTCCTTCGTTCCCTACTCTGATGCGGTTGTCTTGCAGTATCCTGTGGAGAAGCGCAGTATCTTCTCTCGTGTTCGTGGGGAGCTAGGACTGAAGGTTTATGTTACAGATGATCCATCAATAAAGTCATCTGCTCCTGTTTCTGAGGTTGAGGAAATTCAAGTGCCCCCGGGACAGGTTGCTAAACCCATCTCTAATTCAAGTCAAAATCTTAAATCAGAGGCGAGACACACATTTCATCATCTCCCAAAGCGTGAAAAGTCAGAACTGCAGAATCATGCTCCGGCATTTTCAGTTCCTTATCAAACAACTAAATATGTGGCGGACGAGATGAAGGCTACTGAACCACAGCCTTCAACACTTGTTCGGGTTCAATCAGCATCATCGGCTCAACCGGTCGACTACTCGCTTAAGGAAACGAGCCCTTTTCTTGGAGGGGGACGAGTTGTTGGGGGTCGTGTGATTCGGCCAGATAGGACAGCTGCAGGTACTTACGATCTTGTTGAAAAAATGCACTTCCTTTTTGTCAGGGTTGTTAAGGCTCGTGACCTTCCTGCCATGGATGTTACTGGGAGTTTAGATCCATATGTGGAGGTGAAAATTGGAAATTATAAAGGTGTTACCAAGCACATTGAGAAACAGCAAAATCCATTGTGGAATGTGGTTTTTGCCTTCTCACGGGAGCGGATGCAAGCATCTGTGCTTGAAGTAGTTGTCAAGGATAAAGATCTCATGAAAGATGACTTTGTTGGCTTCGTCAGATTCGACCTCAATGAGGTCCCAATGCGTGTTCCACCAGATAGTCCTCTGGCTCCTGAGTGGTATCGCCTCCAAGAAAAGAAGGGAGAGAAGACAAAGGGTGAGTTGATGCTTGCGGTTTGGATCGGTACTCAAGCAGATGAAGCCTTTCCTGATGCATGGCACTCTGATGCAGCTACACCAGTTGACAGCTCAGCAGCTGCATCTGCTCTCATACGTTCAAAAGTCTATCATGCACCACGCTTGTGGTATGTGCGGGTAAATGTTGTTGAAGCCCAGGACTTAGTACCATCGGAGAAGACTCGATTTCCTGATGCTTATGTTAAGGCACAGATAGGCAATCAAGTTATGAGAACAAAGCCGGTTCAGGCACGAAATTTCAACCCCCTGTGGAACGAGGATCTGTTTTTTGTTGCTGCGGAACCTTTTGAAGACCATCTTGTTCTGACAGTCGAGGATCGTGTGGCTCCGGGGAAAGATGAAACAATAGGGAGGGTCATTATACCATTGGGTATGGTTGAAAAACGTGCTGATGATCGCAACATTCACTCTCGTTGGTTTAATCTTGATAAGCCGGTTGTCGTGGAGGTTGAGCAgctgaagaaagaaaaattctcAAGTAAGCTCCATCTCCGGGTTTGTTTAGATGGAGGCTACCATGTTCTTGACGAGTCGACCCATTACAGCAGCGACCTTCGCCCCACAGCAAAACAACTTTGGAAGCCTCCAGTTGGGATCTTGGAACTTGGTGTGTTGAATGCTGTTGGGCTTCACCCTATGAAAACTCGGGATGGAAAGGGTACATCAGATACATATTGTGTGGCAAAATACGGTCACAAATGGATCCGAACCCGTACTGTTGTTGACAATCTTTTCCCTAAATTCAATGAGCAGTATACATGGGAAGTTTTTGATCCAGCAACTGTCCTGACAGTCGGTGTCTTCGAGAACAGTCAATTGGGAGAAAATGGTCCAAATGGAAACAAGGACTTGAAAATTGGAAAGGTCCGTATTCGAATTTCAACACTAGAAACGGGTAGAGTCTACACACATTCTTATCCACTGCTTGTTCTTCACCCCAGCGGTGTCAAGAAAATGGGAGAGTTGCATTTGGCACTACGATTCTCATCAACTTCTTTCGTAAACATGCTCCATGTTTACTCGCGACCCCTACTTCCGAAAATGCACTACATAATGCCTTTCACGGTCATGCAGTTAGACATGCTACGCCACCAAGCTGTCAACATAGTGGCCATGAGGTTGGGTCGAGCCGAGCCCCCACTTAGAAAAGAAGTCGTAGAATACATGTCTGATGTCGACTCACACCTTTGGAGCATGCGCCGAAGCAAAGCTAACTTCTTCCGATTAATGTCAGTCTTCTCAGGCTTGTTTTCTGTAGGGAAATGGCTCACTGATATCTGCATGTGGAAAAACCCTGTGACAACCGTGCTCGTGCACGTTCTATACCTCATGCTAGTCTCCTTTCCTGAGTTGATTCTACCCACAATTTTCCTCTACTTGTTTCTGATAGGAATATGGAATTTCCGGCGCAGACCAAGATATCCACCTCACATGAACACCAAAATCTCACAGGCCGAGGCGGTCCATCCTGATGAACTCGACGAAGAGTTTGACACGttcccgacgagtaaaaatccaGATCTGGTCCGGATGAGATATGATCGACTGAGGAGCGTTGCTGGGAGGATTCAGACCGTTGTCGGGGACATTGCAACTCAAGGAGAGCGGTGCCAATCTTTGCTAAGCTGGAGGGATCCTCGGGCCACGGCCATCTTTGTTACATTCTGCCTCATCGCAGCTTCAGTTTTGTATGTGACGCCATTTCAGGTAATTGCAGCATTGGCAGGTTTGTACATGATGAGGCACCCGAGGTTCCGGCACCGATTGCCTTCTGTTCCGGTGAACTTCTTCCGGCGACTTCCGGCTAGGACCGATAGCATGTTGTAA